In one window of Methanosarcina vacuolata Z-761 DNA:
- a CDS encoding mechanosensitive ion channel family protein has product METPDNHTSFAENMSYFDTVLEQAFTWFSNNFGTFLFILFIGLITAIVARNVNSLLERHFVKVSSRLHMDPTSFRMFRHIVVALIYFMGIVVVIFSIPSLRNLSVALFTGAGIAGIVIGFAAQNTLSNIIAGISLAVFQPFRVGDRLDIMNEYGKVTDLNLRHTVIITWDNRRLIIPNSMISNEAIINWTIEDPAVIWPIDVGISYDANIDQARKIMIEEARKHPNVMPPQEVQYSVVKPSLIKSETLRMGFIDPPVLHPVDPDFRERGGVKVNVVELGESSVNLRMNVWFKDRSVAYSSGCEIREAIKKRFDKEGIEIPYPYRTIVYKTDLGKEKKATEKLSHTEGDKVE; this is encoded by the coding sequence ATGGAAACCCCCGATAACCACACTTCTTTTGCAGAGAATATGTCTTATTTTGACACAGTATTGGAGCAGGCATTTACGTGGTTTTCAAATAACTTTGGTACATTTTTATTCATACTTTTTATTGGCCTGATCACTGCCATTGTCGCGAGGAACGTAAACAGTCTTCTGGAACGCCATTTCGTAAAAGTAAGTAGCAGGCTGCATATGGACCCCACATCCTTCCGGATGTTCAGGCATATTGTGGTCGCATTAATTTATTTTATGGGGATTGTTGTTGTTATTTTTAGCATTCCCAGTCTTCGAAACCTTTCGGTTGCCCTCTTTACCGGAGCAGGGATTGCAGGGATAGTTATCGGTTTTGCGGCCCAGAACACACTGAGCAATATTATCGCAGGTATTTCCCTTGCCGTTTTTCAACCTTTCAGGGTTGGAGATCGGCTTGATATTATGAATGAATATGGAAAAGTTACGGACCTTAATCTCAGGCACACTGTCATCATAACCTGGGATAACAGGCGGCTTATAATCCCGAATTCCATGATCAGCAATGAAGCGATAATTAACTGGACTATAGAAGACCCTGCAGTAATCTGGCCAATAGACGTCGGAATAAGCTATGATGCAAACATTGACCAGGCGAGAAAAATCATGATCGAAGAAGCCCGGAAACATCCAAATGTAATGCCCCCGCAGGAAGTTCAGTACAGCGTTGTAAAACCCAGCTTAATCAAGTCCGAAACACTTAGAATGGGATTTATTGACCCTCCGGTGCTTCATCCCGTAGACCCGGACTTCAGGGAGAGAGGAGGAGTTAAAGTAAACGTTGTCGAACTGGGGGAGTCTTCCGTAAATCTCCGCATGAATGTCTGGTTCAAAGACAGGAGTGTTGCGTACAGTTCAGGATGCGAAATCAGGGAAGCTATTAAAAAGCGTTTTGATAAGGAAGGCATAGAAATTCCTTACCCTTACAGGACTATTGTGTATAAAACCGATCTTGGAAAAGAAAAGAAGGCAACTGAAAAATTATCCCATACAGAGGGAGATAAAGTTGAATAG
- a CDS encoding ISH3 family transposase: MPTKNDSMTTDTASLLAVSSELISKYNIITLPESANYECQDTLNILLHAATSSTDSLESASNDLQRKNPDLRIPSADTIFNYIKENKIEDILSSFRKMNLELFKMMKLENNIHDIAIDFHDISYYGDKNTPGIRGIKLKNGSSWGKSFCTLDIIGTSHLTLDVIDINSLNKNYSLLIESLFKRLKTIGVKTGTTYLDKEFFNTDVISKLDELKVNFVIAAKSTQVINRELKNHQKEYGNTSTIFEYRFQKGGPSFNVVAIYNNKKKKYLLFATNKKAESIEKFEKMIPEEYRKRWNIETGYRVKNEFKIRSCTKSPVARVLFFIIQCIMYNVLNMLKSVLEITAYELKSLINEDIKKVVRYGLRSLNFIPVSVLLDCLRWVNEERNRVLRTRLTII; encoded by the coding sequence ATGCCAACAAAAAACGATTCCATGACCACAGATACAGCCAGCTTGCTGGCTGTATCATCTGAATTGATTAGCAAATATAATATAATAACTTTGCCAGAATCTGCAAATTATGAATGTCAGGACACTTTAAACATATTGCTGCATGCCGCAACATCCTCTACAGACTCTCTTGAATCTGCAAGTAATGATTTGCAAAGAAAAAATCCTGACTTAAGAATACCTTCAGCAGATACTATTTTCAATTACATCAAAGAAAATAAAATTGAAGATATTCTTTCCTCTTTTAGAAAAATGAATCTTGAGCTTTTCAAGATGATGAAACTTGAAAACAATATTCATGATATAGCTATTGATTTTCATGACATTTCGTATTATGGAGACAAAAATACTCCTGGTATTAGAGGAATAAAACTAAAGAATGGTAGTTCATGGGGTAAATCGTTCTGTACTCTTGATATAATTGGAACTTCTCACTTAACACTTGACGTAATAGACATCAATAGTTTGAACAAGAATTATTCTCTTTTAATCGAATCTTTATTCAAAAGACTTAAAACGATAGGTGTAAAAACAGGAACAACATACCTTGATAAAGAATTTTTTAACACAGATGTAATTTCAAAGTTGGATGAACTTAAAGTCAATTTTGTTATAGCAGCTAAATCGACTCAGGTTATCAATAGAGAACTTAAAAATCATCAAAAAGAGTATGGAAATACTTCGACTATTTTTGAATATCGATTCCAGAAAGGAGGACCTTCTTTCAATGTTGTGGCAATATATAATAATAAAAAGAAAAAGTATCTTCTGTTTGCTACAAACAAAAAAGCAGAATCAATTGAGAAATTTGAAAAGATGATTCCTGAAGAATATAGAAAACGATGGAATATAGAAACTGGGTATAGAGTGAAAAACGAGTTCAAGATACGATCATGTACAAAATCTCCAGTAGCAAGAGTATTGTTCTTTATTATTCAATGCATCATGTACAATGTGCTAAATATGCTAAAGTCAGTTCTAGAAATTACAGCTTATGAGCTAAAATCATTAATAAATGAAGACATAAAAAAAGTTGTAAGATATGGACTAAGGTCGCTGAATTTTATTCCTGTTAGTGTGTTACTGGATTGTTTGAGATGGGTCAATGAAGAAAGAAATCGAGTGCTACGCACTCGATTAACTATAATATAA
- a CDS encoding cysteine hydrolase family protein, with protein sequence MKALVIIDMTNDFVYETYEHEGTLYEGKLVAPMAKAIVDKIARLIIKVVKGGTVSVIRIPKDHLNAFMNPELELKAAELGIDEVFMTGLVEEVCIYVNSLCFLERGFRTNIVKGCTAPFDEEKGREAFSELTGCGAKMVDDIPEDIKVILLLEDEHDENSEEIKSGAWPPHNMKGTPGAMTVKTIRNVLEGRYN encoded by the coding sequence TTGAAAGCTCTGGTTATTATAGATATGACTAACGATTTCGTATATGAGACCTACGAACATGAAGGAACGTTATATGAGGGAAAACTTGTAGCCCCTATGGCAAAGGCAATTGTTGACAAAATAGCCAGGCTAATAATAAAGGTAGTAAAAGGGGGAACAGTCAGTGTTATCAGGATTCCGAAAGATCACCTAAATGCCTTTATGAACCCCGAACTCGAACTGAAAGCTGCAGAGCTGGGAATCGATGAAGTATTCATGACGGGCCTGGTTGAGGAAGTCTGCATCTACGTTAATAGCCTTTGTTTCCTTGAAAGGGGCTTTCGAACAAACATCGTAAAAGGCTGTACTGCGCCTTTTGATGAAGAAAAAGGAAGAGAGGCTTTTAGTGAACTTACGGGATGCGGAGCAAAAATGGTTGATGATATTCCTGAAGACATCAAAGTTATCCTGCTCCTCGAAGACGAACATGATGAAAATTCCGAAGAAATAAAGTCAGGAGCCTGGCCACCCCACAATATGAAAGGAACCCCTGGGGCCATGACCGTAAAGACGATCAGGAATGTGCTTGAGGGAAGGTATAATTGA
- a CDS encoding mechanosensitive ion channel family protein, translated as MGILIVDLDFLDTNLPIFDGTVTLGSVIKFILILSFSTFFAKILSLYMRRSLKDKVSKDAGETIIKIVYYGILTIVFFSNLRLIGINPSGFLLAGGVAGIVLGFASQNIVGNLVSGFFLMVERPIKIGDQVQISDVAGYVIDIRIISTLIRTYDGLLVRIPNQQVFTTNITNIVEHPVRRFEHTIRIRYSDDANAAIWLIKDLIDKEPFALLNPSPSVFVSDLGDSSVNITVRIWAPVNEWFGIKTRILWDIKQTLEENGIEIPLPQRVVHIQTDSKKVPDKLEPVPEKEIESVLNYEERVLA; from the coding sequence GTGGGGATTTTGATTGTAGATCTTGATTTCCTTGACACCAACCTGCCCATCTTTGATGGCACCGTGACTCTGGGATCTGTGATAAAGTTTATACTTATTCTTTCTTTTTCAACCTTCTTTGCTAAAATTCTTTCACTTTATATGCGCAGGTCTCTCAAAGATAAGGTCAGTAAGGATGCAGGGGAGACTATCATCAAAATCGTTTACTATGGCATACTTACTATCGTGTTTTTTTCTAATCTACGTCTTATAGGAATTAATCCTTCAGGGTTCCTGCTGGCAGGAGGGGTGGCAGGTATTGTCCTTGGTTTTGCAAGCCAGAACATTGTGGGAAATCTGGTTTCGGGTTTTTTCCTGATGGTCGAAAGGCCAATTAAAATAGGGGACCAGGTTCAAATCAGTGATGTGGCGGGTTATGTCATAGATATCCGAATTATTTCTACCCTTATACGGACTTATGATGGGCTCCTTGTTCGCATCCCTAACCAGCAGGTCTTTACAACAAATATCACAAATATTGTAGAGCATCCTGTCCGCAGGTTTGAGCATACAATCAGGATCCGTTATAGCGACGATGCCAATGCCGCAATCTGGCTTATCAAGGATCTTATCGACAAAGAACCATTTGCCCTCCTGAATCCTTCACCTTCGGTTTTCGTAAGCGACCTTGGAGACAGCTCGGTAAATATTACTGTAAGGATCTGGGCGCCTGTGAACGAGTGGTTCGGAATAAAAACCAGGATTCTATGGGATATAAAACAGACCCTGGAAGAAAATGGCATCGAGATTCCTTTACCGCAGCGCGTAGTTCACATTCAGACCGATTCAAAAAAGGTTCCTGATAAACTGGAACCGGTGCCGGAAAAAGAAATCGAAAGCGTACTGAATTACGAAGAAAGAGTTTTAGCCTGA
- a CDS encoding DUF432 domain-containing protein, with the protein MYGRYNPPFSVEQEGIAISVEKTGEQWIYRRTLGTENVEKIILGDEKCLIINPVEPLNTPKEITPNLLIEFEKHLLLSGGAKRKIFLTFPIEIGVFIADKEEKNLQLLDVLSLVKQKFTLYGEVSNGVICKHWKSQIYSISPSPNPLQEGIIELTLRNTSSDWASISKVVFSAYGMKLYYAGDVFMRARMDILNRNTAETGFDLQHLSGELKSSSLKDFKSRKEAFGVYSLQKLGFVPLKFYMGWGF; encoded by the coding sequence ATGTACGGCCGTTATAATCCCCCTTTTTCAGTTGAACAGGAAGGAATTGCCATTTCCGTGGAAAAAACCGGAGAGCAGTGGATATACAGAAGGACGCTAGGAACGGAAAATGTAGAGAAAATTATTCTTGGAGATGAAAAGTGCCTGATTATAAATCCAGTAGAGCCCTTAAACACTCCTAAAGAAATTACTCCAAACCTGCTTATAGAATTTGAGAAACACCTGCTGCTTTCGGGAGGAGCTAAAAGGAAGATTTTTCTGACTTTTCCTATAGAGATAGGTGTTTTTATCGCGGATAAAGAAGAAAAAAACCTTCAGCTTCTTGATGTGCTGAGCCTGGTGAAGCAGAAGTTTACCCTTTATGGAGAGGTTTCAAACGGAGTCATCTGTAAGCACTGGAAAAGCCAGATATATTCAATTTCTCCTTCCCCTAACCCTCTGCAGGAAGGGATTATTGAACTGACTCTTCGAAATACCTCCTCGGATTGGGCTTCGATCTCAAAAGTAGTTTTCAGTGCATATGGTATGAAACTTTACTATGCTGGCGATGTTTTCATGCGAGCGCGTATGGACATCCTCAACAGAAACACAGCTGAAACAGGTTTCGATCTGCAGCACCTTAGCGGGGAGCTAAAGAGCAGTTCTCTTAAAGATTTTAAATCCAGGAAAGAAGCTTTTGGGGTATATAGCCTTCAGAAGCTTGGCTTCGTACCTCTTAAATTTTACATGGGGTGGGGATTTTGA
- a CDS encoding G1 family glutamic endopeptidase — translation MNVFKKTLTLVILLVVMSSPVLAANDHQENDYHGHPKVPAGIPSTVKNGMVNSYSTNWAGYDVVTSTGEVTSVKGSWIVPAVNSKVGNSYSANWIGIDGDTSSTVEQVGTSSDNPSKNTASYYAWFEFYPEPCYKIDTIQVKPGDLMSAEIKFEDGVCYANITDKTTGQSYSAKHADTGYEKKSAEWIVEAPWFNRILPLANFGTTSFGSDYTFIDSTCSAAINGVSGNISSYGSSVNSITMVNNKGQVKAQPSALSSSGTSFNVAWKRAS, via the coding sequence ATGAACGTTTTCAAAAAAACATTGACTTTAGTGATACTTCTTGTTGTTATGTCAAGCCCTGTGCTTGCAGCAAATGATCATCAAGAAAATGATTATCATGGACATCCAAAAGTTCCTGCTGGTATACCATCCACTGTAAAGAATGGAATGGTAAATTCATATTCAACCAACTGGGCTGGTTATGATGTAGTTACTTCCACGGGTGAAGTAACCAGTGTGAAAGGGTCATGGATTGTACCTGCAGTTAACTCAAAGGTTGGAAATTCATATTCTGCGAACTGGATTGGTATTGATGGTGATACATCAAGTACTGTTGAGCAGGTAGGAACTAGCAGTGACAATCCCTCTAAGAATACTGCGAGCTACTACGCCTGGTTTGAATTCTATCCTGAGCCCTGCTACAAGATTGATACGATACAGGTAAAGCCAGGAGATTTAATGTCTGCAGAAATCAAGTTTGAAGATGGAGTATGTTATGCAAATATTACTGATAAAACAACTGGACAGTCATACTCAGCAAAACATGCCGATACAGGTTATGAAAAGAAATCTGCCGAATGGATTGTTGAGGCTCCCTGGTTCAATAGAATCCTGCCGTTAGCAAACTTTGGGACTACGTCCTTTGGATCTGATTATACCTTTATTGATAGTACTTGCTCTGCTGCAATTAATGGTGTTTCTGGTAATATTTCTTCATACGGATCTTCAGTAAATAGTATCACTATGGTAAATAATAAAGGGCAAGTAAAAGCGCAGCCTTCTGCACTCAGCAGCAGCGGTACAAGTTTTAACGTAGCCTGGAAACGAGCTAGTTAA
- a CDS encoding M3 family oligoendopeptidase has protein sequence MKLKSVKGLIASGMFKGPLALGALLSLAVFPEGRASGKLEKSFEGTDNSTDNENAGNENAGNENAGNEHTSEILDPGKVPTEWNDAYLFSSREDASKELDRLKNGPQEINETFRLKFEKLSGPVMLEYLETEKAYSKSIDVLYTYAYTQLSKNVNESFLISLLGSVQDLLTEYKKATAFATVKLTSLGKEEWNRLFSEEPGLESYRAYLEANYMRFIEHRPRDEAQAAYLAELENQRMKLETEALSEITNKVTKAGEITLENGEKFSVNSQSYSTLLSTDPSRENRKNCYDKRFYHLINESDSMAALYSRKAKLDDLVARELNYTDFYDYSLYNLYLTHAQVEDMNAVFKQGKEVFEAYNEFRKKKLGLDVLKPYDLILQLTNQPGKKYAYIDALQEIQKSYSRMDPNFKEIFLKMVTGGFIDVYPDPEHGKQPGGYCTDSCALKAPPLIFMNYDGLIRDQKTLTHEMGHTINFYLMGNFVDYLYCTGTIYEMEIPSTFNEELFVDYIVENSDRDTAVAVLSQQVDDYQNFFTRQPLITEFEYKAHRLCAEKEAVSGAELNAIWTDLSKEYRSRSVEYYPEDSAEWTYINHIYLTSNYYTFNYAVSKAITLALFKQYREEPDAFNKNYVAYLSAGSTMPPEEKLKEYFGIKIDRQLFEDAMDVVELRIQELYKLAREGEF, from the coding sequence ATGAAATTAAAATCGGTTAAAGGGCTTATAGCTTCAGGGATGTTCAAAGGCCCTCTAGCTCTCGGAGCATTACTGTCTCTTGCAGTTTTTCCGGAAGGCAGGGCTTCTGGAAAGCTGGAGAAATCTTTTGAAGGCACAGACAATAGCACAGACAATGAAAATGCAGGCAATGAAAATGCAGGCAATGAAAATGCAGGCAATGAACATACTTCCGAGATACTTGATCCCGGTAAGGTTCCGACAGAATGGAATGATGCATATCTTTTCAGTAGCAGGGAAGATGCTTCGAAAGAGCTCGATAGACTAAAAAATGGGCCACAGGAAATAAACGAAACTTTTCGTCTGAAATTTGAAAAATTGTCAGGGCCTGTTATGCTTGAGTATCTGGAAACCGAAAAGGCTTACTCAAAATCGATTGATGTCCTGTATACTTATGCATATACTCAGCTCAGTAAAAACGTTAATGAATCGTTCCTTATTTCCCTGCTTGGAAGTGTTCAGGATCTGCTTACCGAATACAAGAAAGCCACAGCCTTTGCAACTGTAAAATTGACCTCGCTTGGGAAAGAGGAATGGAACAGGCTTTTTTCCGAAGAACCCGGACTTGAGTCTTACAGGGCCTATCTTGAAGCCAACTATATGAGGTTTATAGAGCACAGGCCAAGGGATGAAGCCCAGGCTGCGTATCTTGCAGAACTTGAAAACCAGCGCATGAAACTGGAAACTGAAGCACTTTCCGAGATCACGAATAAGGTTACAAAGGCGGGAGAAATCACGCTTGAGAACGGAGAGAAGTTTTCTGTTAATTCCCAGTCCTACAGTACTTTACTATCAACAGACCCGAGCCGGGAAAACAGAAAAAACTGTTATGATAAGAGGTTCTACCACCTGATTAATGAATCCGATTCCATGGCAGCTCTGTATTCCAGAAAAGCCAAGCTTGATGACCTTGTTGCCAGAGAGTTGAACTATACGGATTTCTATGACTACAGCCTGTATAACCTCTATCTAACTCATGCCCAGGTTGAGGACATGAATGCCGTTTTCAAGCAGGGGAAAGAGGTTTTTGAGGCTTACAATGAGTTCAGAAAGAAAAAGCTCGGGCTTGACGTGCTCAAACCATATGACCTTATTCTGCAGCTGACGAACCAGCCTGGAAAGAAATACGCTTACATAGATGCTCTGCAAGAGATTCAGAAATCCTACTCAAGGATGGACCCCAATTTCAAAGAGATCTTTTTGAAAATGGTTACTGGCGGTTTCATAGATGTATACCCTGACCCTGAGCATGGAAAACAGCCAGGGGGTTATTGCACCGATTCCTGTGCGCTGAAAGCTCCGCCTCTGATTTTTATGAACTATGACGGCCTTATCAGAGACCAGAAAACTTTAACCCACGAAATGGGACATACCATTAATTTTTACCTTATGGGCAACTTCGTAGACTACCTTTACTGCACAGGTACGATCTATGAAATGGAAATTCCTTCTACTTTCAATGAAGAGCTATTTGTTGATTACATTGTCGAAAATTCGGATAGGGATACCGCAGTTGCAGTCCTTTCCCAGCAGGTCGATGATTACCAGAACTTCTTTACCAGGCAGCCCTTGATTACGGAATTCGAATATAAAGCACACAGGCTCTGTGCAGAAAAAGAAGCGGTAAGCGGAGCGGAACTTAATGCTATCTGGACCGACCTTTCTAAAGAATACAGGAGCCGTTCAGTAGAGTATTACCCTGAAGATTCCGCAGAATGGACTTATATCAACCATATTTACCTGACAAGCAACTACTACACCTTCAACTACGCGGTTTCAAAGGCAATAACCCTTGCTCTCTTCAAACAGTACAGGGAAGAGCCAGACGCTTTTAACAAAAACTATGTTGCGTACCTCTCGGCAGGCTCGACAATGCCTCCGGAAGAAAAACTCAAGGAATACTTCGGGATCAAAATCGACAGGCAGCTTTTTGAAGACGCGATGGACGTTGTTGAGTTGAGGATTCAGGAATTGTATAAACTGGCAAGGGAAGGAGAATTCTGA
- a CDS encoding methyltransferase family protein, with the protein MILFCVWILSEIINFLFSRKNSQTTNKDKGSCWIIIAMAWSVLFIAFTLRGSDIGIFGGNFQYAGLVLIAVGIILREWSIWILGKYFTGQVQVREKAKLVTNGPYRYIRHPSYTGGMLSLIGITLAIGTWFGALVAFLLSLIAYQYRIRVEEEALQEAFGSEYEEYKNRTYKLFPGF; encoded by the coding sequence ATGATTCTCTTTTGTGTGTGGATTTTAAGTGAAATTATAAACTTTCTTTTTAGCAGGAAGAATTCTCAGACGACAAATAAGGATAAGGGTTCTTGTTGGATCATTATAGCAATGGCCTGGTCAGTACTCTTTATTGCTTTTACGTTACGTGGTTCTGATATAGGAATATTCGGCGGAAATTTCCAATATGCAGGACTTGTTTTGATTGCGGTCGGTATTATACTCCGCGAATGGTCAATCTGGATTCTTGGAAAGTATTTTACTGGGCAGGTACAGGTTCGTGAAAAAGCAAAGCTCGTAACAAATGGACCGTACAGATATATTCGACACCCATCCTATACTGGAGGTATGCTGTCCCTGATAGGGATTACTCTAGCGATTGGAACCTGGTTCGGAGCGCTCGTTGCATTCCTTTTAAGCTTAATCGCATATCAGTACCGCATACGTGTTGAAGAAGAGGCATTGCAAGAAGCTTTTGGTTCAGAATATGAGGAGTACAAAAATAGAACATATAAGCTATTTCCAGGTTTTTGA
- a CDS encoding mechanosensitive ion channel family protein, whose amino-acid sequence MVGTEITNSFINIIDQFIAFIPTLVAILILIIVGKIVGTFLGKLGARFLDKVGLDDLVDKTIIGGMIKRAQMSTVGFFDAVIRWFIYIIFAMIILDLLNIQAVNNFVSMIVLYIPLMVSAFIVLLVGLLVVDFISDLAKKVLVSTGVDEKFEETAFGASVKSGGLTVSGIVSGLIRLFGYLVFLSIASNILELTMITQLFINITQYLPRLFTGILILILGFLSIDVVMDYISGAFKGINVEEVNIFFPLLRGFLYLIVILLALDTMLVNTSILYLFLGPLAWGLAVVIAFKYGVKDAIVAYAKERK is encoded by the coding sequence TTGGTTGGAACTGAAATTACGAATAGTTTTATCAACATAATTGATCAGTTTATTGCATTCATTCCTACTTTAGTGGCGATACTCATATTGATTATCGTAGGAAAAATAGTAGGAACTTTTCTTGGAAAGCTCGGAGCAAGGTTTCTGGATAAAGTCGGACTCGATGACCTTGTCGACAAAACCATAATTGGTGGAATGATAAAACGAGCGCAGATGAGTACGGTAGGTTTTTTTGATGCCGTAATCAGGTGGTTCATCTACATCATCTTTGCTATGATCATTCTGGACCTGCTGAATATCCAGGCGGTGAATAATTTCGTCAGCATGATCGTACTCTATATTCCACTTATGGTCTCCGCTTTCATAGTGCTACTTGTTGGTCTACTGGTAGTTGACTTCATTAGTGACCTGGCCAAAAAAGTACTTGTTTCAACAGGAGTAGATGAAAAGTTTGAAGAAACAGCTTTTGGAGCCTCAGTCAAATCTGGAGGACTGACAGTATCAGGAATTGTATCCGGACTGATCAGGCTATTTGGGTACCTGGTATTTCTCTCGATTGCCTCTAATATCTTAGAGTTGACCATGATTACTCAGTTATTTATAAATATTACTCAGTACCTGCCACGCCTTTTTACAGGTATCTTGATCCTGATACTCGGATTCCTTTCCATTGATGTGGTCATGGACTATATTTCCGGTGCTTTTAAAGGCATTAACGTAGAAGAGGTAAACATCTTTTTCCCTCTTCTAAGAGGCTTCCTGTATCTGATAGTAATCTTGCTTGCTCTGGATACTATGCTGGTTAATACGAGCATACTCTATCTGTTCTTAGGGCCACTTGCATGGGGACTTGCAGTCGTGATCGCATTTAAATACGGAGTTAAAGACGCAATTGTTGCATATGCCAAAGAAAGGAAGTAA
- a CDS encoding DUF4405 domain-containing protein: MKKIKLNYLVDLALFVQFALVGYSGLIMYFNRYSAGSLLRLIHDKVGILMLVFFVAHIALHWRWIVFTTKNFFRKEKQIKKSRKVKLNYLVDLAFFVQFALVGYSGLIMFFNHHAAGQILSLIHDKVGILMLVFFVAHIALHWRWIVFTTKNLFGRQREMKEGEVIEANYMPVD, translated from the coding sequence ATGAAAAAAATAAAGCTCAACTATCTAGTAGACCTGGCACTTTTTGTTCAATTTGCCTTGGTCGGTTATTCAGGTCTTATAATGTATTTCAATCGCTATTCTGCAGGTTCACTCTTAAGATTGATCCATGATAAAGTTGGAATCCTGATGCTGGTTTTCTTTGTTGCCCACATTGCACTCCATTGGAGATGGATCGTGTTCACCACAAAGAACTTTTTCAGAAAAGAAAAACAAATCAAAAAGTCGAGAAAAGTAAAACTCAACTATCTCGTAGACCTGGCATTTTTCGTTCAATTTGCCTTGGTTGGTTATTCAGGTCTTATAATGTTCTTCAACCACCATGCAGCAGGCCAAATCTTGAGTTTGATCCATGATAAAGTTGGAATCCTGATGCTGGTTTTCTTTGTTGCCCACATTGCACTCCATTGGAGATGGATCGTGTTCACCACAAAGAATTTGTTCGGAAGACAAAGAGAAATGAAAGAGGGTGAAGTTATCGAGGCAAACTATATGCCTGTGGACTAA
- the corA gene encoding magnesium/cobalt transporter CorA, which yields MVTSGRRGSQIGLAPGALVHVGEKKVDKVVIRVLAYNSEELVERKLEKIEDCLEFKDHPNLNFWINVDGLDRVDIIEKLGSYFNIHPLTLEDVLNTRQRPKTEDYDSYIYSVLKMILLDTKTKEITIDQVSIIIGPNYVLSFQEREGEVFDMVRERFKNPASRLRKSGVDYLAYGLIDAVIDNYFVILEHFGYKIEYLEEGLVLHPRPETLKTIQKYKRDMITLRKSIWPLRELISGLQRIESDLIKETTRVYLRDVYDHTIQVIDTVEDFRDILSSMVDIYLSSISFRMNEVMEVLTVIATIFIPLTFISGVYGMNFEYMPELKWRWGYPTVMFGMILLAVSMFAYFKKRRWV from the coding sequence ATGGTGACTTCTGGAAGAAGAGGATCACAAATTGGACTTGCACCTGGAGCGCTTGTCCATGTCGGAGAAAAGAAGGTAGACAAGGTAGTAATCAGGGTCCTGGCCTATAATAGTGAAGAGCTTGTAGAAAGAAAACTGGAGAAGATTGAAGATTGCCTGGAATTTAAAGACCATCCCAATCTCAATTTCTGGATAAACGTGGACGGTCTGGATAGAGTAGACATTATAGAAAAGCTCGGAAGCTACTTCAATATCCATCCTCTTACTCTTGAAGATGTACTCAATACAAGGCAGCGGCCCAAGACTGAAGATTATGATTCATATATTTATTCGGTTTTAAAAATGATTCTCCTTGATACGAAAACGAAAGAAATCACTATAGACCAGGTAAGCATTATCATCGGCCCTAACTATGTCCTCTCTTTTCAGGAAAGGGAGGGGGAAGTTTTTGACATGGTGCGAGAAAGGTTTAAAAATCCGGCTTCTCGCCTGCGGAAAAGCGGGGTGGATTATCTTGCCTACGGCCTTATTGACGCTGTTATCGATAACTATTTTGTGATCCTTGAGCATTTTGGTTATAAAATCGAATACCTTGAAGAAGGGCTGGTATTACATCCAAGGCCTGAAACCCTCAAGACTATTCAAAAGTATAAAAGAGACATGATTACCCTCCGTAAATCTATCTGGCCTCTTCGGGAGCTGATAAGCGGTTTGCAGAGGATTGAGTCTGATCTTATTAAAGAGACTACCCGAGTTTACCTTAGAGATGTTTATGACCATACCATCCAGGTAATAGATACCGTCGAAGATTTTCGGGATATTTTGTCTTCAATGGTTGATATCTATCTCTCCAGCATAAGCTTCAGGATGAATGAAGTTATGGAGGTCCTGACGGTCATAGCAACGATTTTCATTCCCCTTACTTTCATATCAGGCGTTTACGGAATGAATTTCGAATATATGCCTGAACTCAAATGGCGCTGGGGATATCCGACAGTAATGTTTGGAATGATCCTTCTAGCAGTCAGCATGTTTGCCTATTTTAAGAAAAGGAGATGGGTTTGA